A stretch of Gemmatimonas aurantiaca T-27 DNA encodes these proteins:
- a CDS encoding PEP-CTERM sorting domain-containing protein: MMRRTYAVLLGSILFAAPAAAQTVLFEDDFNGLSEGVPYTSNFVNWNVVGKGVDVVADGYASLVSCYGSTGLCVDLDGNAGGGSAVGPRGLESKLMYSFAAGDIARFEFVVSGNQRGSAFPNSILDDLLVGFRFSNAVTLSDVALEIVDYGIEDPQSGGTYGVSDPFVLTLQDIPYNALWTTLAVRFQVLGATDIGVSLTTPSADDIGPLIDNAVFTRTSTTTVPEPSTYVLMAAGLAAMAIVAKRRRGT; the protein is encoded by the coding sequence ATGATGCGTCGGACGTACGCCGTCCTTCTTGGTTCGATCCTGTTTGCTGCACCGGCGGCAGCGCAGACCGTCCTGTTTGAGGACGATTTCAATGGTCTGTCAGAAGGTGTTCCGTACACCTCGAATTTCGTCAACTGGAATGTTGTCGGAAAAGGCGTGGACGTTGTCGCGGATGGTTATGCATCGCTCGTGAGCTGCTATGGCAGCACCGGACTCTGCGTGGATCTCGACGGCAACGCGGGTGGTGGTTCGGCCGTGGGTCCACGAGGTCTCGAAAGCAAACTGATGTACTCATTTGCGGCGGGCGATATCGCGCGCTTCGAATTCGTGGTCAGTGGCAATCAGCGCGGCTCGGCATTTCCGAACTCCATCCTGGATGACCTGCTGGTGGGATTCCGATTCTCGAATGCCGTGACTCTCTCGGATGTCGCGCTCGAGATCGTTGACTACGGAATCGAAGATCCGCAGTCGGGCGGTACGTATGGTGTGTCGGATCCGTTCGTGCTGACACTGCAGGACATTCCGTACAACGCACTCTGGACGACATTGGCTGTTCGTTTCCAGGTGCTCGGCGCGACCGATATTGGTGTCTCGCTCACGACCCCTAGTGCCGACGACATCGGACCGCTGATCGACAACGCGGTATTCACGCGGACCTCCACTACCACCGTGCCCGAGCCGAGCACGTATGTGCTGATGGCCGCAGGATTGGCGGCGATGGCAATTGTGGCGAAGCGTCGCCGCGGGACCTGA
- the rfbB gene encoding dTDP-glucose 4,6-dehydratase yields MSKAVRRRMLVTGGAGFLGANFVRYWSGQHADDHLVVLDALTYAGDRTRLADLETRGAMEFVVGDICDEVLVRDLLVQHRIDTIVHFAAESHVDRSIVDGGRFVRTNVLGTQALLDAARSVWQERGTWRSGVRFHHVSTDEVYGPLAEGASSFNERSPYNPSSPYSASKAASDHLVRAAGVTHGLPYSISHCANNYGPFQHAEKLIPFMLRQALHGLPLTIYGDGLQRREWLAVHDHCVALDAILGADVAGETFCIGGGTELTNLELVHRLCGMLDARFAANPALADRFPLCPAALGASSRTLIIHVTDRLGHDRRYALDSSKLSVLTGATPGVVFDEALERVVAAVLSDMA; encoded by the coding sequence GTGAGTAAGGCCGTCAGACGACGGATGCTGGTGACAGGCGGCGCCGGGTTTCTGGGGGCGAACTTCGTGCGCTATTGGTCTGGCCAGCACGCCGATGATCATCTCGTGGTGTTGGATGCGCTCACCTATGCGGGCGACCGAACCCGGCTCGCGGACCTCGAAACGCGCGGCGCGATGGAGTTCGTGGTGGGGGACATCTGCGACGAGGTGTTGGTACGCGATTTGTTGGTGCAGCATCGTATCGACACCATCGTACATTTTGCCGCAGAGAGTCACGTCGATCGCAGCATCGTCGATGGTGGCCGGTTCGTGCGCACCAACGTGCTGGGCACACAGGCGTTGCTCGATGCCGCGCGGTCAGTATGGCAGGAGCGTGGAACATGGCGCAGCGGCGTGCGCTTTCATCACGTGTCCACCGACGAAGTGTATGGGCCCCTCGCGGAGGGCGCGTCGTCATTCAACGAACGCTCTCCCTACAACCCAAGCTCGCCCTATTCGGCGAGCAAGGCCGCATCGGATCATCTCGTGCGGGCCGCTGGCGTCACCCATGGCCTGCCGTACAGCATTTCGCACTGTGCCAACAACTATGGGCCGTTTCAGCATGCGGAGAAGCTGATTCCGTTCATGCTCAGGCAGGCTCTGCACGGATTGCCGCTGACCATCTACGGCGATGGTTTGCAGCGCCGCGAATGGCTTGCGGTGCATGATCACTGTGTGGCGCTCGACGCGATCTTGGGTGCGGATGTGGCAGGCGAGACATTCTGCATTGGTGGTGGCACGGAGCTCACCAATCTCGAGTTGGTGCATCGTCTGTGTGGCATGCTCGATGCCCGGTTCGCTGCCAATCCCGCACTGGCTGATCGGTTTCCGCTGTGTCCTGCAGCGCTTGGGGCTTCCTCTCGCACCCTGATCATACATGTCACCGATCGGCTTGGTCACGATCGTCGGTATGCGCTGGATTCGTCAAAGCTGAGCGTGTTGACCGGCGCGACGCCTGGTGTGGTGTTTGATGAGGCGTTGGAGCGCGTGGTGGCTGCTGTGTTGAGCGATATGGCGTGA